Proteins encoded in a region of the Zea mays cultivar B73 chromosome 2, Zm-B73-REFERENCE-NAM-5.0, whole genome shotgun sequence genome:
- the LOC118476438 gene encoding probable histone H2A variant 3 has translation MAGKGGGKSLVAAKIAAGMDKDKKSPVNRSACAGLHFPVGRIHRHLKDSAQVDERVGATAAVYAAAVLEYLTAEIMELAGNTCRDLKVKRITPRHLQLAVRGDEELDTLIKATIAGGGVIPHIHRELIDKAA, from the exons atggCCGGGAAGGGAGGAGGGAAGTCGCTGGTCGCCGCGAAGATAGCGGCTGGCATGGACAAGGACAAGAAGTCACCGGTCAACCGCTCCGCGTGCGCCGGCCTCCAT TTCCCTGTGGGACGCATCCACCGCCACCTGAAGGATAGCGCACAGGTCGACGAGCGGGTGGGGGCGACAGCGGCCGTGTACGCAGCGGCCGTCCTAGAGTACCTGACGGCGGAGATCATGGAGCTGGCCGGGAACACGTGCAGGGACCTCAAGGTGAAGCGCATCACCCCGCGGCACCTCCAGCTAGCGGTCCGCGGGGACGAGGAGCTGGACACCCTGATCAAGGCCACCATCGCCGGCGGCGGCGTCATCCCCCACATCCACAGGGAGCTCATCGACAAGGCTGCCTAG
- the LOC118476265 gene encoding uncharacterized protein encodes MPSCARISSAVSTAAALSASLAPTLEHHHEYWTRFQARASEMAPAKTEDPLAQLLAKIEEGNRETHRRMELMQGALGNMETVVKGVMSEQGDLQKWRPEVESKMKEIADTMRGIQIQVEKFEKRPVGVPTSFGETGGGSKVEALSSEPPMVDSASGVNQLRRPDPNRRPGMEGGRNFTNYGAHEGQLTSAMITARFVDGLKDEVRAVVAMQRPNNLDTACSLALLHEDVWTGRREGRRIENQGMSKGYQKNSVVAGSSVPVVSHRGLPQSDERRRANSSYRAEDSKLAALKAYRRAKGLCFKCGERWNPNHTCSSSVPLHVVEEMWAITSQAVGEIEVDGSESQVAPEDEEVVLAVSIAAASGSETNKTIRLWASIHHKQMLVLVDSGSSASFMSLHLMGDVKNVQQLPKPLPVKVADGRKLWCDCWAPQCPWLCGGITFHTDFKFLPLSGYDIILGMDWLEGYSPMSVYWAEKKLEFCHQGQTVQLQGIQPKLDSCIPLSDKQLRGLLSKEAVEHMFELRPTEALEGDAIPEQISTLLEHYQELFLPPQGLPPKRMYDHSIPLLPGATPFRLRPYRYTPQQKDEIEKQIKEMLSNGIIQQSSSPFSSPVLLVKKKDGEWRLCVDYRKLNAYTVKNKFPMPVFDEITDELSGAAIFTKLDHRAGYHQIRIQEGEEFKTAFQTHNGHYEYKVMPFGLTGAPATFQDFMNHILSPLLRQCVVVFLDDILVYSDTLERHIEHLEQVFRILQQNQLKLKLSKCKFAQDKLEFLGHMISANGIATDPSKVAVIKDWPIPSSVKEIRSFLGIAGYYRRFVAGFGIICKPLTNLLKKDQLFVWTSSTQQAFDALKEALIHAPVLAIPNFTKEFVIETDASGVGIGAVLQQEAHDLLDELQRRGTPVLDRDLNGFLAALARAPSSAACGSGPALAVALFNRAASRAQGPRVLSPTSYTYAILMDCCTRAHRPELALAFFGQLLRTGLRVDAIIASHLLKGFCEAKRTDEALDILLHRTPELGCVPDVFSYNILLKSLCNQGKSGQADNLLRMMAEGGTVCSPDVVAYNTVIDGFFKEGDVNKACDLFKEMVQRGIPPDLVTYSSVVHALCKARAMDKAEAFLRQMVNKGVLPDNWTYNNLIYGYSSTGQWKEAVRVFKEMRRQSILPDVVALNTLMGSLCKYGKIKEARDVFDTMAMKGQNPDVFSYTIMLNGYATKGCLVDMTDLFDLMLGDGIAPDIYTFNVLIKAYANCGMLDKAMIIFNEMRDHGVKPHVVTYMTVIAALCRIGKMDDAMEKFNQMIDQGVVPDKYAYHCLIQGFCTHGSLLKAKELISEIMNNGMRLDIVFFGSIINNLCKLGRVMDAQNIFDLTVNVGLHPDAVVYNMLMDGYCLVGKMEKALRVFDAMVSAGIEPNVVGYGTLVNGYCKIGRIDEGLSLFREMLQKGIKPSTILYNIIIDGLFEAGRTVPAKVKFHEMTESGIAMNKCTYSIVLRGLFKNRCFDEAIFLFKELRAMNVKIDIITLNTMIAGMFQTRRVEEAKDLFASISRSGLVPCAVTYSIMITNLIKEGLVEEAEDMFSSMQNAGCEPDSRLLNHVVRELLKKNEIVRAGAYLSKIDERNFSLEHLTAMLLVDLFSSKGTCREQIRFLPAKYHFLAEASP; translated from the exons ATGCCGTCATGTGCCCGCATCTCCTCCGCCGTCTCCACCGCCGCCGCATTGTCAGCATCACTGGCG CCGACTCTGGAGCACCACCACGAATATTGGACGAGATTCCAGGCGAGGGCGAGTGAGATGGCGCCGGCGAAGACGGAGGATCCATTGGCGCAGTTGTTGGCGAAGATTGAAGAGGGAAACAGGGAGACTCATCGGCGGATGGAGTTGATGCAGGGCGCTCTGGGGAACATGGAGACGGTGGTGAAGGGCGTGATGTCGGAGCAGGGAGATCTGCAGAAGTGGAGGCCGGAGGTCGAGTCGAAGATGAAGGAGATTGCAGACACCATGCGGGGAATCCAAATCCAGGTGGAGAAGTTTGAGAAGAGGCCGGTGGGAGTGCCAACCAGTTTTGGCGAGACTGGTGGAGGCAGTAAAGTGGAAGCTCTATCATCTGAACCTCCGATGGTGGATTCTGCGAGTGGAGTAAACCAGCTTCGACGCCCCGATCCGAATCGGCGTCCAGGCATGGAAGGAGGGCGAAATTTTACCAACTATGGAG CTCATGAAGGACAACTTACGTCGGCTATGATCACAGCGCGCTTTGTGGATGGCTTGAAGGATGAGGTGAGGGCTGTGGTGGCCATGCAGAGACCTAATAATCTCGATACAGCTTGTTCCCTAGCTTTATTACATGAGGATGTGTGGACAGGTAGAAGAGAGGGTAGGAGAATTGAGAACCAGGGAATGTCCAAAGGTTACCAAAAGAATTCCGTAGTGGCTGGTAGTTCAGTTCCAGTGGTGAGCCATAGAGGATTACCCCAAAGTGATGAGAGGCGAAGAGCAAATAGTAGTTACAGAGCTGAGGATAGTAAACTTGCTGCTCTCAAGGCTTATCGAAGAGCAAAGGGGTTGTGTTTCAAGTGCGGAGAAAGATGGAATCCAAATCATACATGTTCCAGTAGTGTGCCATTACATGTTGTGGAAGAAATGTGGGCGATTACCTCTCAGGCGGTAGGAGAAATTGAAGTCGATGGAAGTGAGAGTCAGGTGGCACCAGAGGATGAGGAGGTGGTGTTAGCTGTATCAATAGCTGCTGCGAGTGGCAGTGAAACCAACAAAACTATCAGGTTGTGGGCTTCAATACACCACAAACAGATGTTGGTGCTGGTGGATTCTGGAAGTTCAGCTAGTTTTATGAGTCTGCATTTGATGGGAGATGTCAAGAATGTACAGCAATTGCCTAAACCTTTACCAGTTAAAGTGGCTGATGGTAGGAAACTGTGGTGTGACTGCTGGGCACCCCAGTGTCCTTGGTTGTGTGGGGGTATTACTTTTCATACAGATTTCAAATTCTTACCCCTGAGTGGCTATGATATTATTTTGGGAATGGATTGGCTGGAAGGTTATAGTCCCATGTCTGTGTACTGGGCAGAAAAGAAGTTAGAATTCTGTCATCAAGGGCAGACAGTGCAGCTGCAAGGAATTCAACCAAAACTAGATTCCTGTATTCCTTTGTCTGACAAGCAGTTGAGGGGTCTGTTAAGTAAAGAGGCTGTGGAACACATGTTTGAGCTCAGACCAACAGAAGCATTGGAGGGTGATGCAATACCAGAGCAGATATCCACACTGTTGGAGCACTATCAGGAGTTATTTCTGCCGCCACAAGGATTGCCTCCAAAAAGAATGTATGACCACTCCATACCTCTGCTACCAGGAGCCACACCTTTCAGGCTTCGACCCTATAGATACACCCCACAACAGAAGGATGAAATTGAAAAACAGATAAAGGAGATGCTGAGTAATGGAATTATACAACAAAGTTCAAGCCCTTTCTCATCACCTGTGCTGCTTGTCAAGAAGAAAGATGGTGAATGGAGATTATGTGTGGATTACAGGAAGTTAAATGCTTATACGGTGAAAAACAAGTTTCCTATGCCAGTTTTTGATGAGATAACTGATGAGTTGAGTGGGGCAGCTATCTTTACCAAATTGGACCACAGagcgggttatcaccaaatccgaATTCAGGAGGGAGAGGAGTTCAAAACGGCATTTCAGACCCATAATGGACATTATGAGTATAAGGTGATGCCATTCGGACTTACAGGAGCTCCTGCCACATTTCAAGACTTTATGAACCATATTTTGAGTCCATTATTGAGGCAATGTGTTGTGGTTTTTCTTGATGACATATTGGTGTATAGTGACACATTGGAGAGACATATTGAACATCTGGAGCAGGTGTTCCGTATTTTGCAGCAGAATCAGCTGAAGCTTAAATTGTCAAAATGCAAGTTCGCCCAAGATAAACTGGAGTTTTTGGGACATATGATCAGTGCTAATGGAATAGCAACTGATCCCAGCAAGGTAGCAGTGATTAAAGATTGGCCTATACCTTCTAGTGTCAAGGAGATCCGTAGTTTTTTGGGAATTGCTGGGTATTATCGAAGATTTGTGGCTGGTTTCGGTATAATCTGCAAACCTTTGACTAACCTGTTGAAAAAGGATCAACTCTTTGTGTGGACTAGTAGTACCCAACAGGCTTTTGATGCACTGAAAGAGGCCCTCATTCATGCTCCAGTTTTGGCTATACCGAATTttaccaaagagtttgttattgaaACTGATGCAAGCGGAGTTGGAATTGGAGCTGTGTTACAACAGGAGGCACACGACCTGCTCGACGAGTTGCAGCGTCGAGGCACGCCCGTTCTCGATCGAGATCTGAACGGCTTCCTCGCGGCGCTCGCGCGTGCGCCGTCCTCCGCCGCCTGCGGGAGTGGCCCTGCCCTCGCCGTCGCGCTCTTCAACCGCGCGGCGTCTCGGGCTCAAGGACCGCGGGTGCTGTCCCCCACATCCTACACCTACGCCATCCTCATGGACTGCTGCACCCGCGCGCACCGCCCAGAGCTAGCGCTGGCCTTCTTCGGCCAGCTCCTCAGGACAGGCTTGCGCGTCGATGCCATCATCGCTAGCCACCTTCTCAAGGGCTTTTGTGAAGCGAAGCGGACAGACGAGGCTTTGGACATCCTTCTCCACAGAACGCCTGAGTTGGGCTGTGTGCCCGATGTTTTCTCGTACAACATACTTCTGAAGAGCCTCTGCAACCAAGGAAAGAGTGGCCAGGCAGATAATTTGCTACGGATGATGGCTGAAGGGGGAACTGTCTGCTCGCCCGACGTGGTTGCCTACAATACAGTAATCGACGGCTTTTTTAAGGAGGGTGATGTTAATAAAGCATGTGATCTATTCAAAGAAATGGTACAGCGGGGCATTCCACCTGATTTAGTGACTTATAGCTCTGTGGTCCATGCCCTGTGTAAGGCAAGAGCAATGGACAAGGCAGAGGCTTTCCTTCGACAAATGGTCAATAAAGGTGTTCTGCCAGATAACTGGACATATAATAACTTGATATATGGATACTCCTCCACAGGACAGTGGAAGGAGGCAGTTAGGGTATTTAAAGAAATGAGAAGACAGAGCATCTTaccagatgttgttgctttgaacaCGTTGATGGGTTCCCTTTGCAAGTATGGAAAAATCAAGGAAGCTAGAGATGTTTTTGACACAATGGCAATGAAGGGCCAAAATCCTGATGTTTTCTCGTACACAATTATGCTCAACGGGTACGCTACTAAAGGATGTCTAGTTGATATGACAGATCTCTTCGATTTGATGCTAGGTGACGGTATTGCACCTGACATTTATACTTTTAATGTGCTGATCAAGGCATATGCAAACTGTGGAATGCTAGATAAGGCTATGATCATCTTCAATGAAATGAGAGACCATGGAGTGAAACCTCATGTGGTGACCTATATGACAGTGATTGCTGCCCTCTGCAGAATCGGTAAGATGGATGATGCTATGGAAAAATTTAATCAGATGATTGATCAAGGAGTAGTACCTGATAAATATGCATACCATTGCCTGATTCAAGGTTTTTGTACTCATGGTAGTTTACTGAAAGCCAAGGAATTGATTTCGGAAATAATGAATAATGGCATGCGTCTTGATATTGTTTTCTTCGGTTCGATAATTAACAACCTTTGCAAACTGGGAAGGGTAATGGACGCACAAAATATATTTGACTTAACTGTAAATGTTGGTCTGCATCCTGATGCTGTGGTGTATAATATGCTGATGGATGGGTACTGTCTTGTTGGCAAGATGGAGAAAGCATTAAGAGTATTTGATGCTATGGTGTCAGCTGGCATTGAACCAAATGTTGTAGGGTATGGTACACTTGTTAATGGCTATTGTAAAATTGGAAGGATTGATGAAGGATTGAGTCTTTTCAGAGAAATGCTGCAAAAGGGAATAAAGCCTTCAACTATTTTATACAACATCATAATTGATGGGTTATTTGAGGCCGGGAGAACAGTTCCTGCAAAGGTGAAATTCCATGAAATGACAGAAAGTGGTATCGCTATGAACAAATGTACATACAGCATAGTACTTCGTGGACTTTTTAAAAATAGATGCTTTGATGAAGCAATCTTTCTTTTCAAAGAATTACGTGCAATGAATGTAAAGATCGATATCATAACTCTCAATACCATGATAGCTGGAATGTTTCAAACCAGGAGAGTTGAAGAAGCTAAGGATCTGTTTGCTTCTATCTCGAGAAGTGGGCTGGTGCCTTGTGCTGTGACTTACAGTATAATGATCACAAATCTTATAAAAGAAGGATTGGTGGAAGAGGCAGAAGATATGTTTTCATCCATGCAGAATGCTGGCTGTGAGCCCGATTCTCGATTGCTGAATCATGTAGTCAGGGAATTACTAAAGAAAAATGAAATAGTCAGGGCTGGAGCTTACCTGTCCAAGATTGACGAGAGGAATTTCTCACTTGAACATTTAACCGCAATGTTGCTGGTCGATCTCTTCTCAAGCAAAGGAACTTGTAGGGAACAAATAAGATTTCTCCCTGCAAAGTATCATTTTCTTGCAGAGGCCAGTCCGTGA